A single Iodidimonas sp. SYSU 1G8 DNA region contains:
- a CDS encoding pyridoxamine 5'-phosphate oxidase family protein yields MSGNTFNYDSVKGYTLDEDAERQLIEAQNECTFMWSTKEGWPVGVIMSYVFHEGCFWLSVSSLRVRVQAVERDPRVSISITGKGVDVPGGRSLTYKGTCEVLRDRETIDWFLPALAKRLRWGDEEAQKLFVKLNDTPNRRVLKVTPVKRIGYDGQKMRKATEEAVAAGKEIGPS; encoded by the coding sequence ATGAGCGGGAACACCTTCAATTACGACAGCGTCAAGGGCTACACCCTGGACGAGGACGCCGAGCGCCAGCTGATCGAGGCGCAGAACGAATGCACCTTCATGTGGTCGACCAAGGAAGGCTGGCCCGTCGGCGTCATCATGTCCTATGTGTTCCACGAGGGCTGTTTCTGGCTGAGCGTGTCCTCGCTGCGGGTGCGGGTGCAGGCGGTGGAGCGCGACCCGCGCGTGTCCATTTCCATCACCGGCAAGGGCGTCGACGTGCCCGGCGGCCGCAGCCTGACCTACAAGGGCACCTGCGAGGTGCTGCGCGACCGCGAGACCATCGACTGGTTCCTGCCCGCCCTCGCCAAGCGCCTGCGCTGGGGCGACGAAGAGGCGCAGAAACTGTTCGTGAAGCTGAACGACACGCCGAACCGCCGGGTGCTGAAAGTGACCCCGGTCAAGCGCATCGGCTATGACGGCCAGAAGATGCGCAAGGCGACGGAAGAGGCGGTGGCGGCGGGGAAAGAGATCGGGCCGAGCTGA
- a CDS encoding SIR2 family protein, whose translation MFDSRTLFIIGAGASAEVNLPIGDDLTKRIAKLLTFQFDGFQKTSGDELIYRALQQHISSTRRHDADQLLNSCLRISRAMPLASSIDSYLDSSPDDTNMIFCGKLGIARSILDAERTSKLFFGANQASLDFRALSETWYNKIFKILCRGVSLKNIDYIFDNVSMIVFNYDRCIEHFIKNSLSTYFNLKPERAEEITKTLHIIHPYGTVGELPWKSKERSISFGATPSPEDLINISNKLYTFSESFEKITLKKIISDTVDESDTVVFLGFGFHRQNMDLIDKKSTREIKKIFGTLKGSSESDKLVVSQLVSESFNINEPESKIHLRTDLTCNELFQEYSLSLG comes from the coding sequence ATGTTTGATTCACGTACGCTATTTATCATCGGTGCCGGCGCAAGCGCGGAAGTTAATCTCCCTATAGGTGATGACCTCACGAAACGAATTGCGAAGCTCTTAACGTTTCAGTTTGATGGATTCCAAAAAACCTCAGGCGATGAACTCATCTACCGAGCGCTTCAGCAGCATATTTCCTCAACTAGACGCCATGATGCTGATCAACTACTAAATTCATGCTTGAGAATAAGCCGGGCAATGCCATTAGCATCTTCTATAGACTCATATTTAGACAGCAGCCCAGATGATACAAACATGATATTTTGTGGAAAGCTAGGAATTGCTCGTTCCATTTTGGACGCTGAACGAACTAGCAAGTTATTCTTTGGCGCGAACCAGGCGTCTCTTGATTTTAGAGCCCTGTCAGAAACATGGTATAATAAGATATTCAAAATATTATGCAGAGGCGTTAGCCTCAAAAATATAGACTATATATTTGATAATGTTTCGATGATAGTGTTCAACTACGATAGATGCATAGAACATTTTATCAAAAACTCTTTATCCACGTACTTCAACCTTAAGCCAGAACGTGCTGAAGAGATCACCAAAACATTACATATAATTCACCCGTATGGAACTGTTGGAGAATTACCTTGGAAATCTAAAGAGAGATCTATTTCGTTTGGGGCCACCCCTAGCCCAGAAGATTTAATTAACATCTCTAACAAATTATATACATTTAGTGAGAGCTTTGAAAAAATTACACTAAAAAAAATTATATCAGACACTGTCGATGAATCTGATACCGTGGTATTCCTCGGCTTCGGATTTCACCGTCAGAATATGGATTTAATTGACAAGAAATCCACGCGCGAAATTAAAAAGATATTTGGGACACTAAAGGGTTCGTCCGAGAGTGACAAATTGGTTGTTTCTCAATTAGTTTCTGAAAGCTTCAATATAAACGAGCCTGAATCGAAGATTCATTTACGAACAGACCTTACTTGTAACGAATTATTCCAAGAATATTCTCTTAGCTTAGGATAA
- a CDS encoding NADP-dependent oxidoreductase has translation MTGNTNRNWVLARRPEGDDFESALEFHEHGNIPQIRDGQVLVKSLYLSMDAGTRMWMGPRTDAYQPPVVIGTPMAGMMIGEVVESKRADFAVGDRLRTFGHWADYSVADEHSGLFQKLPVEDDIDLPAYLAMGGPNGWTAYVGIADVGKAKAGETVVISAAAGATGSLAGQVARNLGCRVIGLTSREEKCRWLTEELGFDHAINYRQQNLSHELNVLCPDGVDVYFDNVGGQVLDTIMGHMAMYARIAICGLVSQYADTEKRPGPSNFDQLLMKRATVQGFFSPDWFDKCGEIERQLMAWHRDGKFTYNVELVDGLENTLKAYHRLFDGSNKGKVMVRV, from the coding sequence ATGACCGGCAACACCAACCGCAACTGGGTGCTCGCGCGCCGTCCCGAGGGCGACGATTTCGAAAGCGCGCTGGAATTCCATGAACATGGCAACATTCCTCAGATTCGGGACGGGCAGGTGCTGGTCAAGTCGCTCTACCTCTCCATGGATGCCGGCACCCGCATGTGGATGGGCCCGCGCACCGATGCCTACCAGCCGCCGGTGGTGATCGGCACGCCCATGGCCGGCATGATGATCGGCGAGGTGGTGGAGTCGAAGCGCGCCGACTTCGCCGTGGGCGACCGGCTGCGCACCTTCGGCCACTGGGCGGACTACTCCGTGGCCGACGAGCATTCCGGCCTGTTCCAGAAACTGCCGGTGGAAGACGACATCGACCTGCCGGCCTATCTGGCCATGGGCGGCCCCAATGGCTGGACCGCCTATGTGGGCATCGCCGACGTGGGCAAGGCGAAGGCGGGCGAAACCGTGGTGATCTCGGCGGCGGCGGGCGCCACGGGCTCGCTGGCCGGGCAGGTGGCGCGCAATCTGGGCTGCCGGGTGATCGGCCTCACCAGCCGCGAGGAAAAATGCCGCTGGCTGACCGAGGAACTGGGTTTCGATCACGCCATCAACTACCGCCAGCAGAACCTGTCGCACGAGCTGAACGTGCTGTGCCCCGATGGCGTGGATGTCTATTTCGACAATGTGGGCGGGCAGGTGCTCGACACCATCATGGGCCACATGGCCATGTATGCCCGCATCGCCATCTGCGGCCTGGTTTCGCAATATGCCGACACGGAAAAACGCCCCGGCCCCAGCAATTTCGACCAGCTGCTGATGAAACGCGCCACCGTGCAGGGCTTCTTCTCGCCCGACTGGTTCGACAAGTGCGGCGAGATCGAACGCCAGCTCATGGCGTGGCACCGCGACGGCAAGTTCACCTACAACGTGGAACTGGTCGACGGCCTGGAGAACACGCTGAAGGCCTATCACCGGTTGTTCGACGGGTCGAACAAGGGCAAGGTGATGGTGCGGGTGTGA
- a CDS encoding dipeptidase encodes MRQPAGAVIAAFLAGVLLAAPARADEASELHARLLTLDTHIDIPAGYATPKHDPGAASDMQVDLPKMKAGGLDAGFFIVYVGQGPETPEGYAEAYRQAVEKFDAIRRQTEQYPDRIGLATSPDELERIVGSGRLAACIGVENLYPAGPGAGRIAEFHARGARYMSLTHSGDNHLADSANLQGRLEEASAHTHGGLTAAGRAAIAEMNRLGVMVDVSHASEETTLQAIDASAAPVIASHSALSGVYDIPRNLSDRALLALAAKGGVVQVVAFDSYLRVPKPEKVAAIKALREELGLTSPAAWKAITPEQRTAYMERLKALHATYGRAGVADLVDHIDHAVALAGIEHVGIASDFGGGGGIDGWEDASETANVTRELLKRGYSEGDIGKLWSGNLLRVWRAAEAAAR; translated from the coding sequence ATGAGACAGCCAGCCGGCGCGGTGATCGCGGCATTCCTCGCGGGTGTGCTGCTGGCGGCGCCCGCGCGCGCCGACGAGGCGAGCGAGCTGCACGCGCGGCTGCTGACGCTGGACACCCATATCGACATTCCCGCAGGCTACGCCACGCCCAAACACGATCCCGGCGCGGCCAGCGACATGCAGGTGGACCTGCCCAAGATGAAAGCGGGCGGCCTGGATGCCGGGTTCTTCATCGTCTATGTGGGCCAGGGGCCGGAAACGCCGGAGGGCTATGCCGAGGCCTACCGGCAGGCGGTGGAGAAGTTCGACGCCATCCGGCGGCAGACCGAGCAATATCCCGACCGGATCGGACTGGCGACCTCGCCGGATGAACTGGAGCGCATCGTCGGCTCGGGGCGGCTGGCGGCGTGCATCGGCGTCGAGAACCTGTATCCGGCGGGACCGGGCGCCGGGCGGATCGCGGAGTTCCATGCGCGCGGCGCCCGCTACATGTCGCTGACCCATTCGGGCGACAATCATCTGGCCGACAGCGCCAATCTGCAGGGGCGGCTGGAGGAGGCATCGGCGCACACCCATGGCGGCCTGACGGCCGCGGGCCGCGCCGCCATCGCCGAGATGAACCGGCTGGGCGTGATGGTCGACGTGTCGCACGCCTCGGAGGAAACGACCCTGCAGGCCATCGACGCGTCGGCCGCGCCGGTGATCGCCTCGCATTCGGCGCTGTCCGGCGTGTACGACATTCCGCGCAATCTGAGCGACCGGGCGCTGCTGGCGCTGGCGGCGAAGGGCGGTGTGGTGCAGGTGGTCGCCTTCGACAGCTATCTGCGGGTGCCGAAGCCCGAGAAGGTGGCCGCCATCAAGGCGCTGCGCGAGGAGCTGGGCCTGACCAGTCCGGCCGCGTGGAAGGCGATCACGCCGGAACAGCGCACGGCCTACATGGAGCGGCTGAAGGCATTGCATGCGACGTATGGCCGCGCCGGCGTCGCCGATCTCGTCGATCACATCGATCACGCGGTGGCGCTCGCCGGGATCGAGCATGTGGGTATCGCCTCGGATTTCGGTGGCGGCGGCGGCATCGACGGCTGGGAGGATGCCTCTGAAACCGCCAACGTCACCCGCGAGCTGCTGAAGCGCGGCTACTCGGAGGGCGATATCGGCAAGCTGTGGAGCGGCAATCTGCTGCGCGTCTGGCGGGCGGCCGAGGCGGCCGCGCGGTAG
- a CDS encoding mechanosensitive ion channel family protein, with the protein MVELREFWEIVQDVWNEGLFGATVGQILIALGILVLAIIVRRLFARLVISNLRVLTQRTRGQFDDLVLDAIDPPLRLVPVILGIYLAFRSLDMDPDYWDTLVTLVRSLVAFTIFWAIFRAVTPLSQVFERLNGMLGEATVQWIVKALKVIVAFIGGAVILQMWGIEVGPLLAGLGLFGVAVALGAQDLFKNLIAGVLILVEKRFAPGEWVLVDGVVEGTVESIGFRSTFIRRFDKAPVFVPNAKLSDNAVTNFSRMTHRRIYWKIGVEYGATTEQLREICSAIEEYVVGNEEFAGRDEVSTFVHVDAFNASSIDIMLYCFTKTTNWGDWLKIKEELAYRIKEIVEGAGSAFAFPSQSVYLEKVPFDVPETFMPPGEKAQGEGKGREGDPNTDGENATRNAA; encoded by the coding sequence ATGGTTGAACTAAGAGAATTCTGGGAAATTGTTCAGGATGTCTGGAACGAGGGGCTGTTCGGCGCCACTGTCGGACAGATATTGATCGCCTTGGGCATTCTGGTTCTCGCCATTATCGTCCGCCGTCTGTTCGCGCGTCTCGTCATCTCCAATCTCCGGGTGCTCACCCAGCGGACACGCGGTCAGTTCGACGATCTGGTGCTGGACGCGATCGACCCGCCCCTGCGCCTCGTTCCCGTCATCTTGGGCATCTATCTGGCGTTCCGCTCGCTGGACATGGACCCGGACTATTGGGACACGCTGGTCACGCTGGTCCGGTCACTTGTCGCCTTCACTATTTTCTGGGCGATCTTCCGGGCGGTCACGCCGCTCAGCCAGGTGTTCGAGCGGCTGAACGGCATGCTCGGCGAAGCCACGGTGCAGTGGATCGTCAAGGCGCTCAAGGTGATCGTCGCCTTCATCGGCGGCGCGGTGATCCTGCAGATGTGGGGCATCGAGGTCGGCCCGCTGCTCGCCGGTCTCGGCCTGTTCGGCGTCGCGGTGGCCCTCGGCGCGCAGGATCTGTTCAAGAACCTCATCGCCGGCGTGCTCATCCTGGTGGAAAAGCGCTTCGCGCCCGGCGAATGGGTGCTGGTGGATGGCGTCGTCGAGGGCACGGTGGAGTCCATCGGCTTCCGCTCCACCTTCATCCGGCGTTTCGACAAGGCACCGGTTTTCGTGCCGAACGCCAAGCTGTCGGACAATGCTGTGACCAATTTCAGCCGCATGACCCATCGCCGGATCTATTGGAAGATCGGCGTGGAATACGGCGCCACGACAGAACAGCTGCGCGAAATCTGCTCGGCGATCGAAGAGTATGTCGTCGGCAACGAGGAGTTCGCCGGCCGCGACGAAGTCTCGACCTTCGTGCATGTGGATGCTTTCAACGCCTCCAGCATCGACATCATGCTGTACTGCTTCACGAAGACCACCAATTGGGGCGACTGGCTGAAGATCAAGGAAGAGCTGGCCTACCGGATCAAGGAAATCGTCGAGGGCGCTGGCAGTGCTTTCGCCTTCCCCAGTCAGTCGGTGTACCTGGAAAAAGTCCCGTTCGACGTGCCGGAAACCTTCATGCCGCCGGGCGAGAAGGCGCAAGGCGAAGGGAAGGGCCGCGAAGGCGACCCGAATACAGATGGCGAAAACGCCACACGGAACGCGGCCTGA